Genomic window (Candidatus Omnitrophota bacterium):
GCTCTTGAGCCCGTCATCAAGGTCGTGATTATCATAGGCGATCTCGTCCGAGATATCCACCACCTGTATCTCAAAAAGCCATGGACACTCAATATCGGTGCTGGCTGCCCGGTGTTCATCGAAAGGCGTCGAGTGAGAGATTATACCCCTGCGAACTTCACGTGTAAGGTTCAGGCCCGGATGATCCGGATGCCTCTTTTCCAGAAGGTCCACGACCCTGAGACCATGCGTATTATGGTCAAATCCTCCGTGGGCCTCCATCAGACCGGCAAGCGTGTCCTCCCCGGCATGCCCGAAAGGGGTGTGCCCCAGGTCATGGGCCAGGGCTATGGCTTCCACCAGTTCCTCGTTCAACCTCAGGCTTCGGGCTATGGTTCGCGCTATCTGGGCCACTTCTATTGTATGAGTAAGGCGCGTACGATAATAATCCCCTTCATGGTTCACGAAGACCTGGGTCTTATACTCTAACCTTCGGAAGGCCGTAGAGTATATTATCCTATCTTTATCCCTCTGATATACGGTCCTGTAGGGGTGTTCTTCTTCTTTATATTGCCGGCCCTGGGACAAGAAGCTCTTCATGGCATAAGGCGCCAGGATCTCATTTTCCCGCTTCTCGATATCCTCTCTTCTCAACATATGGCTTTCCTCTCAAACAAGACGTATCTATCTTTAATGTATAATAACACAAAGTTAGCAAATCCTATAGAGAAAACTATGCACATATACCACAAAGTACGGATATTTATTACTTTTTTAAATTTTACAATATCTAAAAACAAAGCAACACGCTTAATTACACAAGGAACCGACGTTAACAATATATTGATCGACATACGATCGTCCGGAATATCGGTAAATGGGACAACAACGGTATAGGATATACTTGTTACCGGAAAGGGAACTGACATGGACAGAACGGCTATCGCTACCAGGAAAACGCACATCATCG
Coding sequences:
- a CDS encoding deoxyguanosinetriphosphate triphosphohydrolase, whose protein sequence is MLRREDIEKRENEILAPYAMKSFLSQGRQYKEEEHPYRTVYQRDKDRIIYSTAFRRLEYKTQVFVNHEGDYYRTRLTHTIEVAQIARTIARSLRLNEELVEAIALAHDLGHTPFGHAGEDTLAGLMEAHGGFDHNTHGLRVVDLLEKRHPDHPGLNLTREVRRGIISHSTPFDEHRAASTDIECPWLFEIQVVDISDEIAYDNHDLDDGLKSGLLEETDLRGLALWDEVVSDIEKAYPGLDKDIRRAQIIRTLIDRQVTDAISSSLERITASGIDSIDGLGGIREKMVNFSDSMNAKRKLLKDILSKKLYKNYRVIRMTKKASRFLESLFSIYCNDPDQLPPQALENIGERGKHRIICDYVAGMTDRYALDQYKKFFEPYERV